A window of Drosophila subobscura isolate 14011-0131.10 chromosome E, UCBerk_Dsub_1.0, whole genome shotgun sequence contains these coding sequences:
- the LOC117892106 gene encoding superoxide dismutase [Mn], mitochondrial, whose translation MFTARKLTQAARIAVRGKHSLPKLPYDYAALEPIICREIMELHHQKHHQTYVNNLNAAEEQLAEATSKSNTSKIIQLAPALRFNGGGHINHSIFWQNLSPSKSAPSDDLKKAIESQWKSFDEFKKELSALTVGVQGSGWGWLGYNKKTGKLQLAALPNQDPLEASTGLVPLFGIDVWEHAYYLQYKNVRPSYVEAIWDIANWDDISCRFQEAKKLTA comes from the exons ATGTTTACAGCACGCAAACTCACACAGGCAGCGCG CATTGCAGTGCGCGGCAAGCACTCGCTGCCCAAGCTGCCCTACGACTATGCCGCATTGGAGCCCATCATTTGCCGCGAGATCATGGAGTTGCACCACCAGAAGCACCACCAGACCTACGTCAACAACCTGAACGCTGCCGAGGAGCAACTGGCAGAGGCCACCTCCAAGAGCAACACCTCGAAGATCATCCAACTGGCCCCGGCCCTGCGCTTCAATGGCGGCGGGCACATCAATCACAGCATCTTCTGGCAGAATCTCTCGCCCAGCAAGTCGGCACCCAGCGACGACCTCAAGAAGGCCATCGAGTCGCAGTGGAAGAGCTTCGATGAGTTCAAGAAGGAGCTCAGCGCCCTCACCGTGGGTGTTCAGGGctctggctggggctggctgggctACAACAAGAAGACgggcaagctgcagctggctgcCCTGCCCAACCAGGATCCGCTGGAGGCCAGCACCGGCCTGGTGCCCCTCTTCGGCATCGATGTGTGGGAGCACGCCTACTACTTGCAGTACAAGAATGTGCGCCCCTCGTATGTGGAGGCCATCTGGGACATTGCCAACTGGGATGACATCTCGTGCCGCTTCCAGGAGGCCAAGAAGCTGACCGCCTAG